One genomic segment of Ricinus communis isolate WT05 ecotype wild-type chromosome 5, ASM1957865v1, whole genome shotgun sequence includes these proteins:
- the LOC8266476 gene encoding lysine-specific demethylase 5B isoform X6 — MGKGKPRAVEKGVIGQNLSVSSSGSLHVPPAPVYYPSEEEFKDPLEYICKIRVEAEKYGICKIVPPKSWSPPFALNLDTFTFPTKTQAIHQLQARPASCDSKTFELEYRRFLEEHCGKKLKKRLIFEGDELDLCKLFNAVKRFGGYDKVVKEKKWGEVSKFVRLGKKISECAKHVLCQLYFEHLYDYEKYYIQLNKELNKSSKRGMRHDKKCDDGGHRAEVSCSKRRRRNVEGEKVEVCNKVEKVEELDQICEQCRSGLHGEVMLLCDRCNKGWHIYCLSPPLKQIPPGNWYCFECLNSDKDSFGFVPGKCFTIEAFRRVADRAKRKWFGPGSASRVQMEKKFWEIVEGSAGEVEVMYGSDLDTSIYGSGFPRLNDQRPESVEAKVWDEYCGSLWNLNNLPKLKGSMLQAVHNNITGVMVPWLYVGMLFSSFCWHFEDHCFYSMNYLHWGEPKCWYSVPGNEVKAFEKVMRSSLPDLFDAQPDLLFQLVTMLNPSVLQENHVPVYSVLQEPGNFVITFPRSYHAGFNFGLNCAEAVNFAPADWLPHGGFGADLYQMYHKTAVLSHEELLCVVTKFQGNFSTKVSPYLKKELQRIYNKEKNKRERLWRSGIIKSSPMCPRKCPEYVGTEEDPTCIICKQYLYLSAVVCRCRPSAFVCLEHWEHICECKSSRLRLLYRYTLAELYDLVLIVDKCDSDERLQGNNLLRHNSCSNEMNALVKKVKGGHVSLVQLAEQWLLRCHKIFQSPYSGDAFSTLLKEAEQFLWAGSEMDPVRKMAKNLITAQKWAEGIRECLSNVENWSCNCSCDFKRVQMECINELLKFDPVPCNEPGYLKLQEHAGEARLLSQEIVSALSSCSKLSRQISELELLNSKACGFPIYIKDGEKLLQKISSAKAWIECARKCISEKRPATVDMNILYKLKSEISELQVELPEEEMLLDLVRHAELCQSRCNEVLRAPVSLKMQTVELLLSEWEKLTVNVPEFILLKQYHLDAVSWITRCNDILVNVHEREDQDNVVNELQALLKDGSTLRIQVDKLSIVEVELKKACCRQKALKAHHSKMPFSFIQQLMKDASVLQIESEELFIDMSGVLSAALSWEERAMKVLEDEAPMSDFEDILRSAANISVILPTLDDVRDAVATAQCWLKNSKAFLGSPSSLESGSCSLLQLQALEELVLQSKSLKITFEERRMLEMVLKNCGEWKLVACSALQDTGCILDSSYIGNGQNNDLSVRIEHLVTRIESITKTGLSLGFDFLEIPKLQDACFVLQWCSRALSLCYAAPSFEDVEKLMDASDNLSVTHVSYPLWSSLMDGVKWLRKALGAISVQSNFERWKLSEAEELLEKAQVINISFPVVVDQLVNSIHKHKLWQGQVDQYFSLKFEERSWSQILELKELGKDVAFSCSQLDMVLYEVEKVEKWKQQGVKVAQIFVGDGNLLLDALEKIKHSLDISLYIYGKSQSFRARTIFMCCTDYNKDQEVLTCSVCKDW, encoded by the exons ATGGGAAAAGGTAAGCCAAGAGCCGTAGAGAAAGGGGTTATAGGGCAAAACTTGAGTGTATCATCATCTGGGTCATTGCATGTACCTCCAGCACCTGTTTATTATCCTAGTGAAGAAGAATTTAAAGACCCTCTAGAGTATATTTGCAAGATTAGAGTAGAAGCTGAGAAATATGGGATTTGTAAGATTGTACCACCAAAGAGTTGGTCGCCACCATTTGCATTAAATTTGGATACTTTTACTTTTCCTACAAAAACACAAGCTATTCATCAGTTGCAAGCTAGGCCTGCTTCGTGTGATTCAAAGACTTTTGAGTTGGAGTATAGGAGGTTTTTGGAGGAACATTGTGGtaagaaattgaagaaaaggcttatTTTTGAAGGGGATGAATtggatttgtgtaaattgttTAATGCTGTTAAGAGGTTTGGTGGATATGATAAGGTTGTGAAGGAGAAGAAATGGGGTGAGGTTTCTAAGTTTGTTAGGTTAGGGAAGAAGATTTCGGAGTGTGCGAAGCATGTCTTGTGTCAATTGTATTTTGAGCATTTGTATGATTATGAGAAGTATTATATTCAGTTGAACAAGGAACTAAATAAGAGCTCCAAAAGGGGAATGCGACATGACAAGAAATGTGATGATGGGGGCCATAGGGCCGAGGTTTCGTGCTCAAAGAGAAGGCGGAGGAATGTCGAGGGTGAGAAAGTTGAGGTTTGTAATAAGGTTGAGAAGGTGGAAGAGCTTGATCAAATATGTGAGCAATGTAGGAGTGGTTTGCATGGGGAAGTGATGCTTTTGTGTGATAGATGTAATAAGGGATGGCATATTTATTGCCTATCACCGCCTTTGAAGCAAATTCCACCTGGGAATTGGTATTGCTTTGAGTGCTTGAACTCAGATAAGGATAGCTTTGGGTTTGTGCCTGGAAAATGCTTTACAATTGAAGCTTTTAGGCGTGTAGCTGATCGGGCCAAGAGAAAATGGTTTGGACCAGGATCTGCTTCACGAGTGCAAATGGAGAAAAAGTTTTGGGAAATTGTGGAGGGATCTGCTGGTGAAGTTGAAGTTATGTATGGCAGTGATTTGGATACTTCAATTTATGGGAGTGGATTTCCTCGTCTAAATGATCAGAGACCAGAATCTGTTGAAGCTAAGGTGTGGGATGAATACTGTGGTAGCCTATGGAATCTCAATAACTTGCCAAAGTTGAAAGGCTCAATGCTTCAAGCTGTTCACAATAATATAACTGGTGTTATGGTGCCCTGGCTGTATGTTGGcatgttattttcttctttttgctgGCATTTCGAAGATCACTGTTTTTACTCTATGAACTATCTGCACTG GGGAGAGCCAAAATGTTGGTATAGTGTCCCTGGTAATGAAGTCAAAGCTTTTGAGAAG GTGATGCGAAGTAGTCTTCCTGATCTGTTTGATGCACAACCAGATTTACTCTTTCAGCTTGTGACCATGTTGAACCCATCCGTCTTGCAAGAAAATCATGTTCCAGTCTATAGTGTCCTGCAG GAACCTGGAAATTTTGTCATCACCTTCCCCAGATCTTATCATGCAGGATTCAATTTTG GTTTGAACTGTGCAGAAGCTGTTAATTTTGCTCCTGCTGATTGGCTACCTCATGGTGGGTTTGGAGCGGATTTGTATCAGATGTATCATAAAACTGCTGTGTTATCCCATGAGGAGCTTCTTTGTGTTGTAACTAAGTTT caGGGCAACTTTAGTACCAAAGTATCACCTTATTTGAAGAAAGAATTGCAGAGGatatataataaagagaaaaacaagagAGAGAGACTTTGGAGAAGCGGCATTATCAAATCTTCTCCCATGTGCCCTCGAAAATGTCCTGAATATGTTGGTACTGAAGAG GATCCAACATGTATTATATGCAAGCAGTACCTTTATCTCTCTGCTGTTGTTTGCCGTTGTAGGCCATCTGCATTTGTATGCCTGGAG CACTGGGAGCACATTTGTGAATGCAAATCGAGTAGACTTCGCCTTCTTTATCGTTATACCCTGGCGGAATTGTATGATTTAGTGCTTATAGTAGATAAGTGTGATTCTGATGAGAGATTGCAGGGTAATAACTTACTAAGGCACAATTCCTGTTCGAATGAGATGAATGCTTTGGTGAAGAAG GTCAAAGGTGGCCATGTCAGTTTGGTTCAACTTGCAGAACAATGGCTTTTGCGCTGTCATAAGATTTTTCAGTCTCCATACTCTGGTGATGCATTTTCTACCTTATTGAAGGAGGCTGAACAATTTCTTTGGGCTGGTTCTGAGATGGATCCC GTGCGGAAAATGGCGAAGAATCTGATTACAGCTCAGAAGTGGGCAGAAGGGATAAGAGAGTGCCTTTCCAACGTTGAAAACTGGTCTTGTAACTGCAGTTGTGATTTCAAGAGAGTGCAAATGGAGTGTATCAATGAGTTGCTAAAGTTTGATCCTGTGCCCTGTAATGAGCCTGGGTATCTTAAATTGCAG GAGCATGCAGGAGAAGCCAGGCTGTTGAGTCAGGAAATTGTCTCTGCTTTGTCATCATGCTCAAAA TTGTCACGACAGATCTCTGAGTTGGAGTTGCTGAACTCAAAAGCTTGTGGTTTtccaatttatataaaagacgGCGAGAAATTGTTGCAGAAAATCTCATCAGCAAAG GCATGGATAGAATGTGCAAGGAAATGCATCTCAGAAAAACGTCCTGCTACAGTTGATATGAATATTCTCTACAAGTTGAAGTCAGAG ATATCAGAGCTTCAAGTTGAGCTTCCAGAAGAAGAAATGCTTTTGGATCTAGTAAGACATGCTGAATTATGTCAGTCTCGTTGCAATGAAGTTTTGAGAGCTCCTGTTAGTCTAAAG ATGCAGACTGTTGAGCTGCTACTCAGTGAGTGGGAGAAACTTACTGTTAATGTACCAGAGTTCATACTTCTAAAACAATACCACCTTGATGCTGTTTCCTGGATTACCCGCTGTAATGATATATTGGTGAATGTGCATGAACGGGAAGATCAAGATAATGTAGTTAATGAGTTACAAGCCCTTCTAAAAGATGGATCAACTTTGAGAATTCAAg TCGATAAATTGTCTATTGTTGAGGTTGAGTTGAAGAAGGCTTGTTGCAGGCAAAAAGCTCTGAAG GCACATCATTCCAAAATGCCCTTTAGCTTCATTCAGCAACTTATGAAGGACGCTTCTGT GCTGCAGATCGAGAGTGAGGAgttatttattgatatgtcTGGAGTGCTTTCAGCTGCCTTGTCTTGGGAGGAAAGAGCAATGAAAGTTCTTGAGGATGAAGCTCCAATGTCTGACTTTGAGGATATCTTAAG AAGTGCAGCAAACATATCTGTGATTCTACCTACTTTAGATGATGTGAGAGATGCTGTAGCAACAGCCCAGTGCTGGTTAAAGAATTCTAAGGCATttttaggatctccatcatccCTGGAATCCGGCTCCTGTTCTCTGCTTCAACTTCAGGCTTTGGAG GAGTTAGTTTTGCAGTCAAAGTCACTTAAAATAACTTTCGAAGAAAGAAGAATGCTTGAAATGGTTTTGAAGAATTGTGGGGAGTGGAAGCTGGTTGCCTGCTCTGCATTGCAGGACACAGGGTGCATACTGGATTCAAGTTATATTGGCAACGGGCAGAACAATGATCTTAGTGTGAGGATTGAACATCTAGTTACTAGAATAGAGTCCATTACAAAAACTGGTTTATCTCTTGGTTTCGACTTTCTTGAGATTCCAAAACTTCAAGATGCTTGTTTTGTGCTTCAATGGTGCAGTAGGGCCCTTTCTTTGTGTTATGCTGCTCCGTCTTTTGAG GATGTTGAGAAGTTGATGGATGCTTCAGACAATCTTTCTGTTACACATGTATCTTATCCTCTGTGGAGCTCTTTGATGGATGGGGTCAAATGGCTCAGGAAAGCCTTGGGGGCAATTTCTGTGCAAAGTAATTTTGAAAGGTGGAAGTTGAGCGAGGCTGAGGAGCTTCTTGAGAAAGCTCAG GTTATAAATATCTCCTTTCCAGTAGTGGTGGACCAACTAGTAAATAGTATACATAAACACAA GTTGTGGCAAGGACAAGTGGATCAATATTTTAGTCTCAAGTTTGAAGAGCGTTCTTGGTCTCAAATACTAGAACTTAAG GAACTTGGGAAGGATGTTGCATTTAGTTGTTCACAACTAGATATGGTTTTATATGAAGTTGAAAAAGTTGAAAAGTGGAAGCAACAAGGTGTTAAGGTTGCACAGATCTTTGTGGGTGATGGGAATCTTTTGCTGGATGCTTTAGAAAAG ATTAAACATTCTCTCGATATATCTTTATACATTTATGGCAAGTCCCAGAGCTTCAGAGCAAGAACTATATTCATGTGCTGCACTGATTATAACAAAGATCAGGAGGTTTTGACTTGTTCAGTATGCAAAGACTGGTAA
- the LOC8266476 gene encoding lysine-specific demethylase 5B isoform X3, whose translation MGKGKPRAVEKGVIGQNLSVSSSGSLHVPPAPVYYPSEEEFKDPLEYICKIRVEAEKYGICKIVPPKSWSPPFALNLDTFTFPTKTQAIHQLQARPASCDSKTFELEYRRFLEEHCGKKLKKRLIFEGDELDLCKLFNAVKRFGGYDKVVKEKKWGEVSKFVRLGKKISECAKHVLCQLYFEHLYDYEKYYIQLNKELNKSSKRGMRHDKKCDDGGHRAEVSCSKRRRRNVEGEKVEVCNKVEKVEELDQICEQCRSGLHGEVMLLCDRCNKGWHIYCLSPPLKQIPPGNWYCFECLNSDKDSFGFVPGKCFTIEAFRRVADRAKRKWFGPGSASRVQMEKKFWEIVEGSAGEVEVMYGSDLDTSIYGSGFPRLNDQRPESVEAKVWDEYCGSLWNLNNLPKLKGSMLQAVHNNITGVMVPWLYVGMLFSSFCWHFEDHCFYSMNYLHWGEPKCWYSVPGNEVKAFEKVMRSSLPDLFDAQPDLLFQLVTMLNPSVLQENHVPVYSVLQEPGNFVITFPRSYHAGFNFGLNCAEAVNFAPADWLPHGGFGADLYQMYHKTAVLSHEELLCVVTKFQGNFSTKVSPYLKKELQRIYNKEKNKRERLWRSGIIKSSPMCPRKCPEYVGTEEDPTCIICKQYLYLSAVVCRCRPSAFVCLEHWEHICECKSSRLRLLYRYTLAELYDLVLIVDKCDSDERLQGNNLLRHNSCSNEMNALVKKVKGGHVSLVQLAEQWLLRCHKIFQSPYSGDAFSTLLKEAEQFLWAGSEMDPVRKMAKNLITAQKWAEGIRECLSNVENWSCNCSCDFKRVQMECINELLKFDPVPCNEPGYLKLQEHAGEARLLSQEIVSALSSCSKISELELLNSKACGFPIYIKDGEKLLQKISSAKAWIECARKCISEKRPATVDMNILYKLKSEISELQVELPEEEMLLDLVRHAELCQSRCNEVLRAPVSLKMQTVELLLSEWEKLTVNVPEFILLKQYHLDAVSWITRCNDILVNVHEREDQDNVVNELQALLKDGSTLRIQVDKLSIVEVELKKACCRQKALKAHHSKMPFSFIQQLMKDASVLQIESEELFIDMSGVLSAALSWEERAMKVLEDEAPMSDFEDILRSAANISVILPTLDDVRDAVATAQCWLKNSKAFLGSPSSLESGSCSLLQLQALEELVLQSKSLKITFEERRMLEMVLKNCGEWKLVACSALQDTGCILDSSYIGNGQNNDLSVRIEHLVTRIESITKTGLSLGFDFLEIPKLQDACFVLQWCSRALSLCYAAPSFEDVEKLMDASDNLSVTHVSYPLWSSLMDGVKWLRKALGAISVQSNFERWKLSEAEELLEKAQVINISFPVVVDQLVNSIHKHKLWQGQVDQYFSLKFEERSWSQILELKELGKDVAFSCSQLDMVLYEVEKVEKWKQQGVKVAQIFVGDGNLLLDALEKIKHSLDISLYIYGKSQSFRARTIFMCCTDYNKDQEVLTCSVCKDCYHLRCLMPALLHGKNVELYVCAYCQFLEDLSIINNQVSPLRFREKQCELSMLIKLLSDAENFSLRIEEREILQQVVDQALECKTCLREILDFELSYLDKDLSMISKKLIIALKAVQVAGTYDRQGNFDLELALAKNSWRVKAKRLIDGVQKPTMQQIQGHMKEGLAKSIPLEDYFWRNLTELKQIGLQWADRAKKVVLDSGALGLDKVFELLSEGENLPVYLDKELKLLGARSMLYCICRKPYDDRAKVTCDRCNEWYHIDCVKLHCPPKVYVCTACDPLKELSTSPQMDNERWTSAKSVEPKTPSPPHWHTTARKKAELSVEQKKLPSIDSNSILMRSSGIDRLWWRNRKPFRREAKKRAELESLSPFIHIKQ comes from the exons ATGGGAAAAGGTAAGCCAAGAGCCGTAGAGAAAGGGGTTATAGGGCAAAACTTGAGTGTATCATCATCTGGGTCATTGCATGTACCTCCAGCACCTGTTTATTATCCTAGTGAAGAAGAATTTAAAGACCCTCTAGAGTATATTTGCAAGATTAGAGTAGAAGCTGAGAAATATGGGATTTGTAAGATTGTACCACCAAAGAGTTGGTCGCCACCATTTGCATTAAATTTGGATACTTTTACTTTTCCTACAAAAACACAAGCTATTCATCAGTTGCAAGCTAGGCCTGCTTCGTGTGATTCAAAGACTTTTGAGTTGGAGTATAGGAGGTTTTTGGAGGAACATTGTGGtaagaaattgaagaaaaggcttatTTTTGAAGGGGATGAATtggatttgtgtaaattgttTAATGCTGTTAAGAGGTTTGGTGGATATGATAAGGTTGTGAAGGAGAAGAAATGGGGTGAGGTTTCTAAGTTTGTTAGGTTAGGGAAGAAGATTTCGGAGTGTGCGAAGCATGTCTTGTGTCAATTGTATTTTGAGCATTTGTATGATTATGAGAAGTATTATATTCAGTTGAACAAGGAACTAAATAAGAGCTCCAAAAGGGGAATGCGACATGACAAGAAATGTGATGATGGGGGCCATAGGGCCGAGGTTTCGTGCTCAAAGAGAAGGCGGAGGAATGTCGAGGGTGAGAAAGTTGAGGTTTGTAATAAGGTTGAGAAGGTGGAAGAGCTTGATCAAATATGTGAGCAATGTAGGAGTGGTTTGCATGGGGAAGTGATGCTTTTGTGTGATAGATGTAATAAGGGATGGCATATTTATTGCCTATCACCGCCTTTGAAGCAAATTCCACCTGGGAATTGGTATTGCTTTGAGTGCTTGAACTCAGATAAGGATAGCTTTGGGTTTGTGCCTGGAAAATGCTTTACAATTGAAGCTTTTAGGCGTGTAGCTGATCGGGCCAAGAGAAAATGGTTTGGACCAGGATCTGCTTCACGAGTGCAAATGGAGAAAAAGTTTTGGGAAATTGTGGAGGGATCTGCTGGTGAAGTTGAAGTTATGTATGGCAGTGATTTGGATACTTCAATTTATGGGAGTGGATTTCCTCGTCTAAATGATCAGAGACCAGAATCTGTTGAAGCTAAGGTGTGGGATGAATACTGTGGTAGCCTATGGAATCTCAATAACTTGCCAAAGTTGAAAGGCTCAATGCTTCAAGCTGTTCACAATAATATAACTGGTGTTATGGTGCCCTGGCTGTATGTTGGcatgttattttcttctttttgctgGCATTTCGAAGATCACTGTTTTTACTCTATGAACTATCTGCACTG GGGAGAGCCAAAATGTTGGTATAGTGTCCCTGGTAATGAAGTCAAAGCTTTTGAGAAG GTGATGCGAAGTAGTCTTCCTGATCTGTTTGATGCACAACCAGATTTACTCTTTCAGCTTGTGACCATGTTGAACCCATCCGTCTTGCAAGAAAATCATGTTCCAGTCTATAGTGTCCTGCAG GAACCTGGAAATTTTGTCATCACCTTCCCCAGATCTTATCATGCAGGATTCAATTTTG GTTTGAACTGTGCAGAAGCTGTTAATTTTGCTCCTGCTGATTGGCTACCTCATGGTGGGTTTGGAGCGGATTTGTATCAGATGTATCATAAAACTGCTGTGTTATCCCATGAGGAGCTTCTTTGTGTTGTAACTAAGTTT caGGGCAACTTTAGTACCAAAGTATCACCTTATTTGAAGAAAGAATTGCAGAGGatatataataaagagaaaaacaagagAGAGAGACTTTGGAGAAGCGGCATTATCAAATCTTCTCCCATGTGCCCTCGAAAATGTCCTGAATATGTTGGTACTGAAGAG GATCCAACATGTATTATATGCAAGCAGTACCTTTATCTCTCTGCTGTTGTTTGCCGTTGTAGGCCATCTGCATTTGTATGCCTGGAG CACTGGGAGCACATTTGTGAATGCAAATCGAGTAGACTTCGCCTTCTTTATCGTTATACCCTGGCGGAATTGTATGATTTAGTGCTTATAGTAGATAAGTGTGATTCTGATGAGAGATTGCAGGGTAATAACTTACTAAGGCACAATTCCTGTTCGAATGAGATGAATGCTTTGGTGAAGAAG GTCAAAGGTGGCCATGTCAGTTTGGTTCAACTTGCAGAACAATGGCTTTTGCGCTGTCATAAGATTTTTCAGTCTCCATACTCTGGTGATGCATTTTCTACCTTATTGAAGGAGGCTGAACAATTTCTTTGGGCTGGTTCTGAGATGGATCCC GTGCGGAAAATGGCGAAGAATCTGATTACAGCTCAGAAGTGGGCAGAAGGGATAAGAGAGTGCCTTTCCAACGTTGAAAACTGGTCTTGTAACTGCAGTTGTGATTTCAAGAGAGTGCAAATGGAGTGTATCAATGAGTTGCTAAAGTTTGATCCTGTGCCCTGTAATGAGCCTGGGTATCTTAAATTGCAG GAGCATGCAGGAGAAGCCAGGCTGTTGAGTCAGGAAATTGTCTCTGCTTTGTCATCATGCTCAAAA ATCTCTGAGTTGGAGTTGCTGAACTCAAAAGCTTGTGGTTTtccaatttatataaaagacgGCGAGAAATTGTTGCAGAAAATCTCATCAGCAAAG GCATGGATAGAATGTGCAAGGAAATGCATCTCAGAAAAACGTCCTGCTACAGTTGATATGAATATTCTCTACAAGTTGAAGTCAGAG ATATCAGAGCTTCAAGTTGAGCTTCCAGAAGAAGAAATGCTTTTGGATCTAGTAAGACATGCTGAATTATGTCAGTCTCGTTGCAATGAAGTTTTGAGAGCTCCTGTTAGTCTAAAG ATGCAGACTGTTGAGCTGCTACTCAGTGAGTGGGAGAAACTTACTGTTAATGTACCAGAGTTCATACTTCTAAAACAATACCACCTTGATGCTGTTTCCTGGATTACCCGCTGTAATGATATATTGGTGAATGTGCATGAACGGGAAGATCAAGATAATGTAGTTAATGAGTTACAAGCCCTTCTAAAAGATGGATCAACTTTGAGAATTCAAg TCGATAAATTGTCTATTGTTGAGGTTGAGTTGAAGAAGGCTTGTTGCAGGCAAAAAGCTCTGAAG GCACATCATTCCAAAATGCCCTTTAGCTTCATTCAGCAACTTATGAAGGACGCTTCTGT GCTGCAGATCGAGAGTGAGGAgttatttattgatatgtcTGGAGTGCTTTCAGCTGCCTTGTCTTGGGAGGAAAGAGCAATGAAAGTTCTTGAGGATGAAGCTCCAATGTCTGACTTTGAGGATATCTTAAG AAGTGCAGCAAACATATCTGTGATTCTACCTACTTTAGATGATGTGAGAGATGCTGTAGCAACAGCCCAGTGCTGGTTAAAGAATTCTAAGGCATttttaggatctccatcatccCTGGAATCCGGCTCCTGTTCTCTGCTTCAACTTCAGGCTTTGGAG GAGTTAGTTTTGCAGTCAAAGTCACTTAAAATAACTTTCGAAGAAAGAAGAATGCTTGAAATGGTTTTGAAGAATTGTGGGGAGTGGAAGCTGGTTGCCTGCTCTGCATTGCAGGACACAGGGTGCATACTGGATTCAAGTTATATTGGCAACGGGCAGAACAATGATCTTAGTGTGAGGATTGAACATCTAGTTACTAGAATAGAGTCCATTACAAAAACTGGTTTATCTCTTGGTTTCGACTTTCTTGAGATTCCAAAACTTCAAGATGCTTGTTTTGTGCTTCAATGGTGCAGTAGGGCCCTTTCTTTGTGTTATGCTGCTCCGTCTTTTGAG GATGTTGAGAAGTTGATGGATGCTTCAGACAATCTTTCTGTTACACATGTATCTTATCCTCTGTGGAGCTCTTTGATGGATGGGGTCAAATGGCTCAGGAAAGCCTTGGGGGCAATTTCTGTGCAAAGTAATTTTGAAAGGTGGAAGTTGAGCGAGGCTGAGGAGCTTCTTGAGAAAGCTCAG GTTATAAATATCTCCTTTCCAGTAGTGGTGGACCAACTAGTAAATAGTATACATAAACACAA GTTGTGGCAAGGACAAGTGGATCAATATTTTAGTCTCAAGTTTGAAGAGCGTTCTTGGTCTCAAATACTAGAACTTAAG GAACTTGGGAAGGATGTTGCATTTAGTTGTTCACAACTAGATATGGTTTTATATGAAGTTGAAAAAGTTGAAAAGTGGAAGCAACAAGGTGTTAAGGTTGCACAGATCTTTGTGGGTGATGGGAATCTTTTGCTGGATGCTTTAGAAAAG ATTAAACATTCTCTCGATATATCTTTATACATTTATGGCAAGTCCCAGAGCTTCAGAGCAAGAACTATATTCATGTGCTGCACTGATTATAACAAAGATCAGGAGGTTTTGACTTGTTCAGTATGCAAAGACTG CTACCATTTGCGGTGTCTAATGCCAGCATTACTACATGGTAAAAACGTGGAACTCTATGTTTGCGCTTACTGCCAGTTTCTGGAGGATCTATCAATAATTAACAATCAAGTTTCTCCTCTG AGATTTAGAGAGAAGCAATGCGAGTTAAGCATGCTGATCAAACTTCTATCTGATGCAGAAAATTTCTCTCTACG GATAGAAGAAAGAGAGATATTGCAACAAGTTGTGGATCAAGCTCTGGAATGCAAAACATGCTTGAGAGaaatattggattttgaattatCTTATTTGGATAAAGATCTTAGCATGATCTCTAAGAAGTTAATAATTGCTTTGAAG GCAGTGCAAGTGGCTGGTACGTATGATCGTCAAGGTAACTTTGACCTTGAATTGGCGTTAGCAAAAAATTCATGGAGAGTGAAGGCTAAGAGACTAATAGATGGGGTGCAGAAACCCACGATGCAACAGATTCAGGGGCATATGAAGGAG GGGCTGGCTAAAAGCATACCGCTTGAAGATTACTTCTGGAGGAATCTCACAGAACTGAAGCAAATAGGCTTGCAGTGGGCTGATCGTGCCAAGAAG GTTGTATTGGATTCTGGGGCTCTTGGTTTAGATAAAGTTTTTGAACTTCTTTCAGAAGGTGAAAATTTGCCGGTTTACTTGGACAAGGAACTAAAG TTATTAGGAGCTCGAAGTATGCTGTACTGCATTTGTAGAAAGCCTTATGATGATAGAGCAAAAGTTACCTGTGATAGGTGCAATGAGTGGTACCATATTGATTGTGTCAAGTTACATTGCCCTCCAAAGGTGTATGTATGTACTGCATGTGACCCTTTAAAAGAGTTGTCTACATCACCACAGATGGATAATGAGAG ATGGACAAGTGCCAAAAGTGTAGAACCAAAGACGCCCTCACCTCCGCACTGGCACACAACGGCAAGAAAGAAGGCCGAGCTTAGTGTGGAACAAAAGAAGCTTCCAAGTATTGATAGCAATAGCATATTAATGCGATCAAGTGGAATTGATAGGTTGTGGTGGCGAAACAGAAAGCCTTTTAGAAGGGAGGCAAAGAAACGAGCTGAGCTTGAAAGTCTTTCTCcatttattcatataaaacAATAG